The DNA sequence TTCAAAGAACGGGAACAACTGGGCACCACAGGCATCGGTCAGGGCATTGCCATTCCCCACGGCAAACTGGTGGGGATCACCACGCCCATGGCCGCTCTGGCGCGGGTTTCCGGGGGGATCGATTTTGACGCCATGGATGGCAAGTCAGTGCACCTGGTGATGGCGCTGCTTTCGCCTTTGGGCTCCAGCGTTCCCCACCTGAAAGCCCTTTCGTCCATCTCCCGCCTGTTACGCAGCCAAGCCTCCCGGGATCGACTCCTGGCAGCCTCGGATGCCCAGGCGCTCTTTGAGGCCACTTTGGCGTTCAACGAGGAGTGATGGTGAAGCCCCCCCAAAAAATCCGTCGCTTGGTCCTGGTTGCCGGGATGAGTGGTGCGGGCAAATCGAGTGCTCTGAAATATCTGGAGGATCAGGGCTTTTACTGGATGGACAACCCGCCCATGCAGCTCATCATCCCCTTTGTGGAACACTTTTTCGATGAAGAGGACCATTTTCGTCAGGTCGCCATCGGCATTCATATCCGCAACCGGGACTGCCTGGCCACCTTTACCAGCTTTCATCAACGCCTGGCGGCCATGGCCGAACGTTTTGAAATGATTTTTTTGGAGGCGGGTTTCGAACGCCTGGTCACCCGCTATCGGGAAACCCGTCGGCGCCACCCCCTGGCCCAGGGCCGCACCGTGCGGGAGGCGATTTTGCTGGAGGCTTCCTGGCTTGCAGGGGTGCGGGCCATGGCGGATCTGATCATCGACACCTCCCACATTACGGTCCATCAACTCAAGGAGCGCCTGGACCAGCTGTTTCAAGAAGGTGAAGGCGACGATCTGCGGGTCTTCATCCGCTCCTTCGGGTTTAAATATGGCACCAACACCGACGCGGACATGGTGCTGGACGGGCGTTTTTT is a window from the Magnetococcales bacterium genome containing:
- a CDS encoding PTS sugar transporter subunit IIA, with translation MQMQQLLAPSRVIVDMAVDDKKAVLSQMAEILAADLPDVSAGEILQVFKEREQLGTTGIGQGIAIPHGKLVGITTPMAALARVSGGIDFDAMDGKSVHLVMALLSPLGSSVPHLKALSSISRLLRSQASRDRLLAASDAQALFEATLAFNEE
- the rapZ gene encoding RNase adapter RapZ produces the protein MVKPPQKIRRLVLVAGMSGAGKSSALKYLEDQGFYWMDNPPMQLIIPFVEHFFDEEDHFRQVAIGIHIRNRDCLATFTSFHQRLAAMAERFEMIFLEAGFERLVTRYRETRRRHPLAQGRTVREAILLEASWLAGVRAMADLIIDTSHITVHQLKERLDQLFQEGEGDDLRVFIRSFGFKYGTNTDADMVLDGRFLANPYYDPQLRPLTGLDEPVKNFLEQEGEAQLFLDHLQSLFTYLIPRYRQEKKRYLTVDIGCTGGRHRSVYLVERLVERLREQAGYQVLIQHLDVARETPRGSRGS